ACCAGAGCTTCCGTGGTCAGCATCAGAGCGGAGATGGACGCTGCGTTCTGCAGCGCCGTGCGGGTCACCTTTGCGGGATCGAGGATACCGGCGGAAATCATGTCGGTATACTCGTCCGTGCCGGCGTTGAAACCGAAGTTCGCATCCTTCGACTCCCTGACCTTGCCGAGCACGACGGCGCCTTCCATACCGGCATTCGACGCAATCATTCGCAAAGGCTCTTCGAGCGAGCGCTTCACGATATTGACGCCGATCTGCTCGTCGCCTTCCAGCTTGAGCTTCTCGAGAGCCGGAATGACGCGGATGAAGGCCACGCCGCCGCCGGGAACAATGCCTTCCTCGACAGCCGCGCGGGTCGCATGCATCGCATCTTCAACACGCGCCTTTTTCTCTTTCATTTCGGTCTCGGTCGCCGCGCCGACTTTGATTACGGCAACGCCGCCGACCAGTTTCGCGAGGCGCTCCTGGAGCTTCTCGCGGTCGTAATCGGAGGTCGTTTCGTCGATCTGCGTCCGCAGCTGCTTCACGCGGCCTTCGATCGTCTGGTGCTTACCGGCGCCTTCGACGATCGTGGTGTTGTCCTTGTCGATGACGATCTTTTTGGCTTTTCCAAGATCTTCGACGTGGACGTTCTCCAGCTTGATGCCGAGATCTTCCGTCAGCGACTTGCCGCCGGTCAGGATCGCGATATCTTCCAGCATGGCTTTGCGACGGTCACCGAAGCCCGGCGCCTTGACGGCAATCGCCTGCAACGTTCCGCGCAGCTTATTGACGACCAGCGTTGCCAGCGCCTCGCCTTCGACATCTTCCGCGATGATCAAGAGCGGGCGGCCCATCTTGGCAACCTGCTCGAGCAGCGGTAGAAGGTCTTTCATCGTGCTGATCTT
This genomic interval from Terriglobia bacterium contains the following:
- the groL gene encoding chaperonin GroEL (60 kDa chaperone family; promotes refolding of misfolded polypeptides especially under stressful conditions; forms two stacked rings of heptamers to form a barrel-shaped 14mer; ends can be capped by GroES; misfolded proteins enter the barrel where they are refolded when GroES binds), which produces MAKQIVHGEESRQAILRGVNMLADAVKITLGPKGRNVVLDKKFGSPTITKDGVTVAKEIELKEPLENMGAQMVKEVASKTSDVAGDGTTTATVLAQAIFREGVKTVAAGANPMAVKRGIERAVEVAVEKIKELAKPVKGDMIAQVATVSANNDSTIGNIIAEAMKKVGKDGVITVEEAKAIETTLDVVEGMQFDRGYLSPYFVTDPDRMECVLENALVLIHEKKISTMKDLLPLLEQVAKMGRPLLIIAEDVEGEALATLVVNKLRGTLQAIAVKAPGFGDRRKAMLEDIAILTGGKSLTEDLGIKLENVHVEDLGKAKKIVIDKDNTTIVEGAGKHQTIEGRVKQLRTQIDETTSDYDREKLQERLAKLVGGVAVIKVGAATETEMKEKKARVEDAMHATRAAVEEGIVPGGGVAFIRVIPALEKLKLEGDEQIGVNIVKRSLEEPLRMIASNAGMEGAVVLGKVRESKDANFGFNAGTDEYTDMISAGILDPAKVTRTALQNAASISALMLTTEALV